Proteins from one Amycolatopsis benzoatilytica AK 16/65 genomic window:
- a CDS encoding nuclear transport factor 2 family protein, whose protein sequence is MSDALHQHVAAFNNRDLQTLLDGFTDDAVWITGTSVARGRAELTDLFSGAMEQLLPTLTIENVLVDGDQAAAQLTERLTHNGDDLVFAIAGFYRLAGDRIASAKIYREGTAELE, encoded by the coding sequence ATGAGCGATGCTTTGCACCAGCATGTCGCCGCGTTCAACAACCGGGATCTGCAAACCCTCCTCGACGGTTTCACCGACGACGCGGTCTGGATCACCGGTACCAGCGTCGCGCGCGGGCGCGCGGAACTGACTGACTTGTTCAGCGGTGCCATGGAACAGCTTCTCCCGACGCTGACCATCGAGAACGTCCTGGTGGACGGCGATCAAGCAGCAGCCCAGCTGACGGAACGGCTGACTCACAACGGTGACGACCTCGTGTTCGCCATCGCCGGGTTCTACCGGCTGGCAGGGGACCGGATCGCGTCGGCGAAGATCTACCGTGAAGGCACGGCCGAGCTGGAGTGA
- a CDS encoding acyltransferase has product MTSMWGAPALSRVRAWRRARRDPHQAKFLTADSLRWVLRNRAYTPWYLVRYYRLLKFRIANPHIILRGMLFLGKNVEIHCRPGYGRMEIGRWVHIGDGNAIRCHEGSLRIGDKSVFGRQNVINCYLDIELGAATLVADWVYICDFDHVTADIHVPIKDQGIVKSPVRIGPDTWLGTKVSVLKGTRIGRGSVLGAHAVVRGDIPDYSIAVGSPARVVRNRQDDYAADAARREAVADMARKANKALQKTLGES; this is encoded by the coding sequence ATGACGTCGATGTGGGGTGCGCCCGCGCTGTCGCGCGTACGCGCCTGGCGGCGGGCCCGTCGGGACCCGCACCAGGCGAAGTTCCTGACGGCTGACTCGCTGCGCTGGGTGCTGCGCAATCGCGCGTACACGCCGTGGTACCTCGTCCGGTACTACCGCCTGCTCAAATTCCGCATCGCGAACCCGCACATCATTCTCCGCGGGATGCTGTTCCTCGGCAAGAATGTAGAGATCCACTGCCGCCCCGGCTACGGCCGGATGGAGATCGGCCGCTGGGTACACATCGGGGACGGCAACGCGATCCGCTGTCACGAGGGGTCCCTTCGCATCGGTGACAAGTCGGTGTTCGGGCGGCAGAACGTGATCAACTGCTACCTCGACATCGAGCTCGGCGCGGCCACGCTCGTCGCCGACTGGGTCTACATCTGCGACTTCGACCACGTCACCGCCGACATCCACGTGCCGATCAAGGACCAGGGCATCGTGAAGTCGCCGGTCCGGATCGGACCGGACACCTGGCTCGGCACCAAGGTCAGCGTCCTCAAGGGCACCCGCATCGGCCGCGGCAGCGTGCTCGGCGCGCATGCGGTGGTGCGCGGTGACATCCCGGACTACTCGATCGCGGTCGGTTCACCTGCCCGGGTGGTCCGAAACCGTCAGGACGACTACGCCGCGGATGCGGCCCGCCGGGAAGCGGTCGCCGACATGGCGCGCAAGGCGAACAAAGCACTGCAGAAAACGCTCGGCGAAAGCTGA
- a CDS encoding nucleoside hydrolase — protein MGTKLIIDTDPGVDDAFAIALAARSEDVDLLGVTTVFGNVPLATTTSNARRLLQLCDRPDVPVAAGAARPLVYRELHRASTVHGSDGLSGRGGSLPEATRPLEDSDAVSLMVSLLEAADEPVTIAPIGPLTNIAALLAAHPGVRSKIARIVLMGGAIVRGNATAVAEFNIWADPDAARRVIVEDDVPCVMVPLDLTHRCAVDGEWLAKLAASGPVGQALNGFTPDYLAHYRQVLGYEGIVMHDAVAVAEAIRPGLLRTETHPVNVDSTPGPTRGMTIVDQRAVPKAPTGRLVEVAVDTELDGLREFVLSRLAGGR, from the coding sequence ATGGGGACCAAGCTGATCATCGACACCGATCCCGGGGTCGATGACGCTTTCGCGATCGCACTGGCCGCGAGGTCGGAGGACGTCGACCTGCTGGGCGTCACGACCGTCTTCGGGAACGTGCCGCTGGCCACCACGACGTCCAACGCGCGCCGGTTGCTGCAGCTGTGCGACCGGCCGGACGTCCCGGTCGCGGCAGGCGCCGCGCGGCCGCTTGTTTACCGCGAGCTGCACCGAGCCAGCACCGTGCACGGTTCGGACGGATTGTCCGGACGCGGCGGTTCGCTGCCGGAGGCCACCCGTCCGCTTGAAGACTCGGACGCGGTGAGCCTGATGGTCTCGCTGCTCGAAGCCGCGGACGAGCCGGTGACCATCGCTCCGATCGGTCCGCTCACGAACATCGCCGCCCTGCTCGCGGCACACCCTGGCGTGCGGTCGAAGATCGCGCGGATCGTCCTGATGGGCGGCGCGATCGTCCGTGGCAACGCGACCGCGGTCGCCGAGTTCAACATCTGGGCCGACCCGGACGCGGCGCGACGGGTGATCGTCGAGGACGACGTCCCGTGCGTGATGGTCCCTCTCGACCTCACCCACCGCTGCGCCGTCGACGGCGAATGGCTGGCGAAACTCGCCGCGTCCGGGCCGGTGGGGCAGGCGCTGAACGGGTTCACGCCGGACTACCTCGCGCACTATCGGCAGGTGCTCGGCTACGAAGGCATCGTGATGCACGACGCGGTGGCGGTCGCCGAAGCGATCCGGCCGGGCCTCCTGCGCACGGAGACGCATCCGGTCAACGTCGATTCGACGCCCGGCCCGACTCGCGGCATGACGATCGTCGACCAGCGGGCGGTGCCGAAGGCGCCGACCGGACGGCTGGTCGAGGTGGCGGTCGACACGGAACTGGACGGGCTGCGTGAGTTCGTGCTGTCGAGACTCGCCGGGGGTCGGTGA
- a CDS encoding bifunctional lysozyme/C40 family peptidase, giving the protein MLATVVVVVAAVTVAFQVLPGGRGQAEPGNVAATSAPAPASAAASLPPSASAVPAQPGVPQPGEFGPWASRTSQWLDIPLRAMNGYAQATVTLSKEQPECHLSWITLAAIGKVTSDHGRAQGGHIGDNGTLGKPLGTVEVRDFYHRVVSTPGAAGPLQLSPEVWSKWQRSASGGKPDIQNVDDAALTAGRALCANGRDLATDWWNGVATLEPAPVVLHRTLATMNVYGTVGQSAQPPNPAVLTAVDFAIDQIGLPYVWGGNGTHDADPGFDCSGLTTAAYASADIKLMRTADTQFRSVTRVNEPQLGDLIFYGEPATKIHHVGLYIGNQQMIDAPQTGQAVQVHPYRKPGDDYAGAGRPTA; this is encoded by the coding sequence GTGCTGGCGACGGTTGTCGTGGTCGTCGCCGCGGTGACGGTCGCGTTCCAGGTTCTGCCTGGCGGTCGTGGCCAAGCGGAGCCCGGGAACGTCGCGGCGACGTCGGCGCCCGCTCCGGCGAGCGCGGCTGCCTCGTTGCCGCCGTCGGCGTCCGCGGTGCCAGCTCAGCCGGGCGTGCCGCAGCCAGGCGAGTTCGGGCCGTGGGCGTCGCGGACGAGTCAATGGCTCGACATCCCGCTGCGGGCGATGAACGGGTACGCGCAGGCGACCGTCACGCTCAGCAAGGAACAGCCGGAGTGTCACCTTTCCTGGATAACCCTTGCCGCGATCGGGAAGGTCACCAGCGACCACGGGCGTGCGCAGGGTGGCCACATCGGCGACAACGGGACTCTCGGTAAGCCGCTGGGCACCGTCGAAGTCCGCGACTTCTACCACCGCGTCGTCTCGACGCCGGGTGCTGCCGGGCCGTTGCAGCTCTCCCCCGAGGTGTGGTCGAAGTGGCAGCGGAGCGCGTCCGGCGGCAAGCCGGACATCCAGAACGTCGACGACGCGGCCCTCACCGCCGGCCGGGCGCTGTGTGCGAATGGTCGCGATTTGGCGACGGACTGGTGGAACGGCGTCGCCACGCTAGAACCGGCGCCGGTCGTCCTGCACCGGACGCTCGCGACGATGAACGTCTACGGCACGGTCGGCCAAAGCGCCCAGCCGCCGAACCCGGCAGTCCTGACCGCGGTCGACTTCGCGATCGACCAGATCGGGCTCCCCTATGTCTGGGGCGGCAACGGCACCCACGACGCGGATCCCGGATTCGACTGCTCGGGCCTGACGACAGCCGCGTACGCGAGCGCGGACATCAAACTGATGCGCACGGCCGACACGCAGTTCCGCAGCGTCACCCGCGTGAACGAGCCGCAGCTGGGCGACTTGATCTTCTACGGCGAGCCGGCCACGAAGATCCATCACGTGGGGCTGTACATCGGGAACCAGCAGATGATCGACGCGCCCCAAACCGGGCAAGCGGTGCAGGTTCATCCGTACCGGAAGCCGGGCGACGACTACGCGGGTGCCGGGCGGCCTACTGCTTGA
- a CDS encoding SRPBCC family protein gives MASIRKEITIESNAEAVWEVIGDFTAGPSRMAPGFVTDTRPEADCRVVTFADGTVVRERRVAVDHDARRIVYSVVDGTVKPEHDNASMQIIADGAQRCRLVWIRDVLPETLAAPMADAMSRGLDVVKRTLDVPRSET, from the coding sequence ATGGCTTCCATCCGCAAGGAAATCACGATCGAGTCCAATGCCGAGGCCGTGTGGGAGGTGATCGGCGATTTCACCGCCGGCCCCTCGCGCATGGCCCCCGGTTTCGTGACGGACACCCGCCCAGAGGCCGACTGCCGAGTCGTCACCTTCGCCGACGGCACTGTGGTCCGCGAACGACGCGTCGCGGTCGACCACGACGCGCGCCGCATCGTCTACTCGGTCGTCGACGGCACCGTTAAACCAGAACATGACAACGCTTCCATGCAGATCATCGCGGATGGCGCGCAACGGTGCCGGCTGGTGTGGATCCGCGACGTACTCCCGGAGACGCTCGCTGCACCGATGGCCGACGCGATGTCGCGCGGCCTGGACGTCGTCAAGCGGACCCTCGACGTCCCGCGATCCGAGACCTGA
- a CDS encoding VOC family protein, with protein MPALVQLATVVLDCADPAALAEFYQEITGWPTTASDEDSVYLGDGELQLAFVRVEGYQPPAWPGPGKQAHLDFLVSDLDTTIARLRELGARQPDFQPGEGQWVVLADPQGHLLCLAARD; from the coding sequence ATGCCCGCACTGGTCCAACTCGCCACAGTCGTGCTCGACTGCGCCGATCCCGCAGCACTGGCCGAGTTCTACCAAGAAATCACCGGCTGGCCGACGACCGCCAGCGACGAGGACTCCGTCTACCTGGGCGACGGTGAGCTCCAGCTCGCCTTCGTGCGGGTCGAGGGCTATCAACCGCCCGCCTGGCCTGGCCCCGGGAAGCAAGCCCACCTGGACTTTCTGGTGTCCGACCTGGACACGACCATCGCCCGGCTGCGCGAACTCGGCGCCAGGCAGCCCGACTTTCAACCCGGCGAAGGCCAATGGGTGGTCCTGGCCGATCCGCAGGGGCACCTTCTGTGCCTGGCCGCACGCGACTGA
- a CDS encoding helix-turn-helix transcriptional regulator: MLSFEALATRTEFAVAAVDCQDDHRGWSAEQPRDDVRLVLVREGGFRRRVRGVDVDLDRTVGYLGLPGEEEHFAHPAGGDKCTSISLTPEFWRAFAGDAPRLARGSLYVDGRLELAHRQVLATARTAGDAGEEGLAELVAEAVRQVVVSTFPDSGRAGVHDRALAARARAAINDGHPAADGLVSLAALLDVSPYRLSRVFRRELGVSLTRYRNRVRVSRAMDRLASGEPSLAVLAADLGFADQAHLCRTVREHLGHTPTALRGLLRPGGRG, encoded by the coding sequence GTGCTGTCCTTTGAAGCTCTCGCGACTCGTACGGAATTCGCCGTCGCTGCGGTGGACTGCCAAGACGACCACCGCGGATGGTCGGCCGAGCAGCCGCGCGACGACGTGCGGCTCGTCCTCGTGCGCGAGGGCGGGTTTCGCCGACGGGTGCGCGGCGTCGACGTGGACCTTGATCGCACTGTCGGTTACCTCGGACTGCCGGGCGAGGAGGAACATTTCGCCCACCCGGCAGGCGGTGACAAGTGCACGTCGATCAGCTTGACCCCTGAGTTCTGGCGCGCCTTCGCGGGCGATGCACCCCGGTTGGCTCGCGGATCGTTGTATGTGGACGGCAGGCTCGAACTTGCCCACCGCCAAGTCCTCGCGACGGCGCGCACTGCTGGCGACGCGGGCGAGGAAGGGCTGGCCGAACTCGTGGCAGAGGCCGTTCGGCAGGTGGTGGTGTCGACTTTTCCGGACAGTGGCCGGGCGGGGGTCCACGACAGGGCGCTGGCAGCTCGGGCCCGCGCTGCGATCAACGACGGTCATCCGGCTGCGGACGGACTAGTTTCGCTCGCGGCGTTGCTGGACGTCTCGCCTTATCGGCTGAGTCGGGTTTTCCGTCGCGAGCTAGGGGTTTCGTTGACGCGCTATCGAAACCGGGTCCGGGTTTCCCGTGCGATGGACCGGCTGGCGAGCGGCGAGCCGAGTCTGGCGGTCCTTGCCGCCGACCTCGGTTTCGCCGACCAAGCACACTTGTGCCGGACGGTTCGTGAGCACTTGGGTCATACGCCGACCGCGTTGCGCGGGCTGCTCAGGCCGGGTGGCCGCGGGTAG
- a CDS encoding IclR family transcriptional regulator — translation MAGQRALRRADQILDVVARAPVPLTLSEIAAAVDAPVSSTQDLVQELRACGYLVAEDRRYRLGLRPQVLGLLAGAFTAPAGLHHGELERLSQTARAPLALAVLVGRQVLYLDHAGPRAPQRIQRVTDEHAPRPALRTAAGRLLLAFAADRDREELLRAEPNVELVQAFHAELPTIRAQRIARSDGLADPDIRAIAVPVFDRATVAAAIIVAARRYRAGQHSPALDAAAKRLVAALGERSS, via the coding sequence ATGGCCGGACAACGCGCGCTCAGGCGAGCGGATCAGATCCTCGATGTCGTGGCTCGCGCGCCAGTTCCGTTGACGTTGTCCGAAATCGCGGCCGCCGTCGACGCCCCGGTCAGTTCCACTCAGGACCTGGTCCAGGAACTTCGCGCCTGCGGATACCTGGTCGCCGAGGACCGGCGATACCGGCTGGGCCTGCGCCCGCAAGTACTGGGACTGCTGGCAGGCGCTTTCACCGCCCCGGCGGGCTTGCACCACGGCGAACTCGAACGGCTCAGCCAGACGGCCCGCGCTCCGCTGGCCCTCGCGGTGCTGGTCGGACGGCAGGTGCTGTACCTCGACCACGCGGGTCCGCGTGCGCCGCAACGGATCCAACGGGTCACCGACGAACACGCGCCGCGTCCAGCCCTCCGGACAGCGGCTGGCCGGCTGCTGCTGGCTTTCGCCGCGGACCGTGACCGGGAAGAGCTGCTACGAGCTGAGCCGAACGTCGAGCTGGTCCAGGCGTTCCACGCTGAACTGCCGACGATCCGGGCGCAGCGGATCGCCCGCAGCGACGGGCTGGCCGACCCGGACATCCGCGCGATCGCCGTCCCGGTCTTCGACCGGGCAACCGTGGCGGCCGCGATTATCGTTGCTGCGCGCCGATACCGGGCGGGGCAGCACAGTCCCGCGCTCGATGCCGCAGCGAAGCGCCTGGTCGCGGCACTAGGCGAGCGGTCCAGCTGA
- a CDS encoding CoA transferase has protein sequence MSEEIVAALAADLGVEAGKVQIVGADPVTPSPHRLGESAAAAIALFGQQIAAIAETGQPVRVRVDEAVDQLRSSYLTTINGQPAHHLAEDPAALGNNDFYRARDERWIFLITTYPHQRDAVCKVLNCPPSRDRIAEAAQHWDAFALEDAVCAAGGVAAVVRSAEEWRASAVGQASLAHPVIRLERIGDAEPRPLPETGHWPPLGGLRVLDLTHVIAGPFATKLLAAFGANVLHVTRPDLPDPQAMIALTGGGKRNAYCDLREPGQADRLGELCAEADVFVNAYRGMTARGFDAETLAARSPGLVALDFHCWGADGPWARRGGFDQLACAATGFAQAEARDGIPSLPPTYLLNDYLAAYLGAAGVLAAVRRRAVEGGSWRVRVELARVCTWVQELGVFPLEQVRHLPRPDAPAIGRHPTQGPMGTIVEPALPLDFGGLPTPVPKPPHLLGTSPLAW, from the coding sequence ATGAGCGAAGAAATCGTTGCCGCGCTAGCGGCGGACCTGGGTGTCGAGGCAGGAAAAGTCCAGATCGTGGGAGCCGATCCGGTGACGCCGTCGCCGCACCGGCTCGGCGAATCGGCCGCGGCCGCGATCGCCCTTTTCGGGCAGCAGATCGCCGCGATCGCGGAGACCGGGCAACCGGTCCGGGTGCGTGTTGACGAGGCCGTCGACCAGTTGCGTTCTTCGTATCTGACCACGATCAACGGCCAGCCGGCGCATCATCTCGCCGAAGACCCCGCCGCGCTCGGCAACAACGACTTCTACCGGGCACGAGACGAGCGGTGGATCTTTCTCATCACCACGTACCCGCACCAGCGCGACGCGGTGTGCAAGGTGCTCAACTGCCCGCCGTCGCGGGATCGGATCGCTGAAGCTGCCCAGCATTGGGACGCGTTCGCGCTTGAGGACGCAGTGTGCGCGGCCGGCGGTGTCGCGGCGGTTGTGCGCAGTGCCGAAGAATGGCGCGCGTCAGCCGTCGGACAGGCGAGTCTGGCTCATCCGGTGATCCGGCTGGAGCGCATCGGCGACGCCGAGCCGCGCCCGTTGCCGGAAACCGGCCACTGGCCCCCGCTCGGCGGGTTGCGGGTGCTTGACCTCACGCATGTCATCGCGGGTCCGTTCGCGACCAAGCTGCTCGCCGCGTTCGGGGCGAACGTTCTGCATGTCACGCGTCCGGACCTGCCGGACCCTCAGGCGATGATCGCGCTGACCGGCGGCGGCAAGCGCAACGCCTACTGCGACCTCCGCGAGCCGGGCCAGGCGGATCGGCTCGGCGAGCTCTGCGCCGAGGCTGACGTCTTCGTCAACGCCTACCGCGGGATGACCGCCCGGGGTTTCGACGCGGAAACCCTCGCTGCGCGGTCTCCGGGCCTCGTCGCGCTCGATTTTCACTGCTGGGGCGCGGACGGGCCGTGGGCGCGTCGTGGCGGATTCGATCAGTTGGCTTGCGCCGCCACGGGATTCGCACAAGCTGAGGCGCGGGACGGGATTCCGTCGTTGCCGCCGACCTACTTGCTCAACGACTACCTGGCCGCCTACCTCGGTGCTGCCGGGGTGCTGGCGGCCGTGCGCCGACGCGCCGTCGAAGGGGGCAGCTGGCGAGTGCGGGTCGAGCTGGCGCGAGTGTGCACCTGGGTGCAGGAGCTCGGCGTGTTTCCGCTGGAGCAGGTCCGCCATCTCCCCCGGCCGGATGCGCCGGCGATCGGTCGGCACCCGACCCAGGGTCCGATGGGCACGATCGTCGAACCTGCTCTGCCACTGGACTTCGGCGGGTTGCCGACGCCTGTTCCGAAGCCTCCGCATCTGCTGGGAACGTCGCCGTTGGCGTGGTGA
- a CDS encoding SDR family NAD(P)-dependent oxidoreductase → MSHHSLIRTSFGAGSTADDVVAGLDLAGVRAIVTGATSGLGRETARALASTGAEVTLAVRNPARGAAVAADITATTGNPAVQSARLDLADPAAIARFTDRWEGPLHLLINNAGVMLSTLGRTRQGWELQFATNHLGHFALAAGLHRALAAGAAERGGARIVALTSGAHMYSPVVFEDLHFVRRAYDPQLAYGQSKTANSLFTVEATRRWAADGIVANAVNPGGVSTGLQRDFTQEMKDHLDRLEAAGVFAYKTVEQGAATTLVAATAPEFARSGGHYLDDCNEAATVADEAELAGNSHAVKQWACDPMAAQQLWEVSVDLIRQN, encoded by the coding sequence ATGTCGCACCACTCGTTGATCCGCACTTCCTTCGGAGCTGGCAGCACCGCCGACGACGTCGTGGCCGGGCTTGACCTCGCGGGGGTCCGGGCGATCGTCACCGGCGCCACGTCGGGCCTCGGCCGCGAAACGGCCCGCGCTCTCGCCTCAACCGGAGCCGAAGTCACCCTCGCCGTGCGCAATCCCGCACGCGGCGCCGCCGTCGCTGCCGACATCACCGCGACCACCGGAAATCCGGCAGTCCAGTCCGCTCGCCTCGACCTCGCCGACCCGGCCGCCATCGCCCGGTTCACTGACCGCTGGGAGGGGCCACTGCACCTGCTGATCAACAACGCCGGCGTCATGCTGTCGACGCTGGGCCGCACCCGGCAAGGCTGGGAGCTGCAGTTCGCGACCAATCACCTCGGCCACTTCGCACTGGCCGCCGGATTGCATCGCGCGCTCGCCGCCGGCGCGGCCGAACGCGGCGGCGCGCGGATCGTCGCGCTGACCTCGGGGGCGCACATGTACTCGCCGGTGGTCTTCGAGGATCTGCACTTCGTCCGTCGCGCCTATGACCCGCAACTGGCCTACGGGCAGTCGAAAACGGCGAACTCGCTGTTCACGGTAGAGGCGACGCGGCGGTGGGCAGCGGACGGCATCGTCGCCAACGCGGTCAATCCCGGCGGCGTTTCCACTGGCCTGCAACGAGATTTTACCCAGGAGATGAAGGATCACCTGGACCGGTTGGAGGCGGCCGGCGTTTTCGCCTACAAGACCGTCGAACAAGGCGCGGCGACCACGCTCGTCGCAGCGACCGCGCCGGAGTTCGCGCGCAGCGGCGGGCATTACCTCGACGACTGCAACGAAGCGGCCACCGTCGCCGACGAAGCGGAGTTGGCCGGCAACAGCCATGCCGTCAAGCAGTGGGCGTGCGACCCGATGGCAGCGCAACAGCTTTGGGAGGTCTCCGTCGACCTGATTCGGCAAAACTGA
- a CDS encoding TetR/AcrR family transcriptional regulator, protein MTDRRTQVLESALQVFARYGYRKTSMDDVAKAADISRPGLYFHFSSKPELFRATVQHSLEDGVEAARRSLADSGQSLPERLAEAFDQWCGRYVGPMSAEIDVLVDANPDLLGDLPAEYPRRFRDIVAEAIGGDRADAVADTLISTAAGIKHNAVTRDEFRTRMTIAIDLYCGR, encoded by the coding sequence ATGACCGATCGGCGGACTCAGGTACTGGAGTCGGCGCTGCAGGTCTTCGCGCGCTACGGCTATCGCAAGACATCGATGGACGACGTCGCGAAGGCTGCCGACATCTCGCGCCCGGGACTGTATTTCCACTTTTCGTCCAAACCGGAGCTGTTCCGCGCCACCGTCCAGCACTCGCTCGAAGACGGTGTCGAGGCCGCGCGGCGTTCCCTCGCCGATTCCGGGCAGTCGCTGCCCGAACGGCTGGCCGAGGCGTTCGACCAGTGGTGCGGCCGGTACGTCGGACCGATGTCCGCGGAGATCGACGTGCTCGTGGACGCGAACCCGGATCTGCTCGGCGACCTTCCCGCCGAGTACCCGCGGCGCTTCCGCGACATCGTCGCGGAAGCGATCGGCGGCGACCGCGCGGACGCGGTGGCCGACACGCTGATCAGCACGGCGGCCGGGATCAAGCACAACGCCGTCACCCGGGACGAGTTCCGCACCCGGATGACGATCGCGATCGACCTCTACTGCGGGCGTTGA
- a CDS encoding alpha/beta hydrolase family protein, which yields MLISLLSRTAAVVAAGALALGTAVPVSASGQDDRGRVVSAVHLSGLDPASARAALGHAGFDSAAAVYGVDLYRLEYRTIDAAGRPTTASGLLALPRSRARALWTVSFAHGTESYRPDAPSSLEPSGFLSAPAVTYAAAGFATVAPDYLGLGQGPGAHPWMDVPSETTASLDLLRAARSFVPGTGRRLERKVLVTGFSQGASAALGLARAVQAGADRRFELAGVAPISGAYEFQRAELPALLDGRITGKTAVAYTAYLLVAWNRLHHLYRSPGEVFRAPYADRVDALFDGSTPGLKMLAALPDSISQLLTSRGLALLKQPNQQFRQALQVADSVCADWATQSPIRLYQAAGDEQAVTDNTAGCHSAFAARQVNAPVVELGTPDYHGSRHLGSAVAGTADIVRWFTQVSRAA from the coding sequence ATGCTGATCTCCCTTCTGTCCAGAACAGCCGCGGTCGTCGCGGCGGGGGCGCTTGCCTTGGGCACAGCTGTCCCGGTGTCGGCTTCAGGCCAGGACGATCGCGGGCGAGTGGTGTCGGCCGTCCACCTGTCCGGGCTGGACCCGGCCAGCGCCAGGGCCGCGCTCGGTCATGCTGGCTTCGACTCAGCTGCCGCGGTCTACGGCGTCGACCTCTACCGGCTCGAGTACCGCACGATCGATGCCGCTGGTCGGCCGACTACGGCCAGCGGGTTGCTGGCACTTCCCCGTAGTCGCGCGCGGGCATTGTGGACGGTCTCGTTCGCGCACGGCACCGAGAGCTACCGGCCGGACGCACCGTCCTCGCTCGAGCCCAGCGGCTTCCTTTCCGCGCCGGCAGTCACTTACGCGGCAGCCGGTTTCGCCACCGTGGCACCGGACTACCTCGGACTGGGCCAGGGGCCTGGCGCGCATCCGTGGATGGACGTCCCCTCCGAAACCACCGCGTCGTTGGATCTGCTGCGCGCGGCTCGGTCCTTCGTGCCTGGCACCGGGCGGAGGCTGGAGCGGAAGGTGCTGGTCACCGGTTTTTCCCAAGGGGCTTCTGCGGCTCTCGGGCTGGCACGAGCGGTCCAAGCCGGGGCGGATCGGCGGTTCGAGCTCGCCGGCGTCGCGCCGATCAGTGGTGCGTACGAATTCCAGCGCGCCGAACTCCCCGCGCTGCTGGACGGGCGGATTACCGGAAAGACCGCGGTCGCCTACACCGCCTACCTGCTTGTTGCCTGGAATCGGCTGCATCACCTGTACCGAAGCCCGGGCGAGGTGTTTCGGGCACCGTATGCCGATCGGGTCGACGCGTTGTTCGACGGCAGCACGCCCGGGCTCAAGATGCTGGCAGCGTTGCCGGACAGCATTTCCCAGTTGCTCACCAGTCGCGGCCTTGCGCTGCTGAAACAACCCAACCAGCAGTTCCGCCAGGCGCTACAGGTCGCGGACAGTGTGTGTGCCGACTGGGCAACGCAGTCGCCGATTCGGCTGTATCAGGCCGCGGGCGACGAGCAGGCCGTCACGGACAACACCGCGGGCTGCCATTCCGCTTTCGCGGCCAGGCAGGTGAACGCACCGGTGGTCGAGCTCGGAACGCCCGACTACCACGGCTCTCGGCACCTCGGTTCCGCTGTCGCCGGGACGGCGGACATCGTGCGGTGGTTCACGCAGGTGTCGCGAGCCGCCTGA
- a CDS encoding SRPBCC family protein, which translates to MAETTSGTAKLTLPADDQIRITRDFAAPARQVYRAWTTPELVKRWWAGKRGTVTSVDIDLRVGGRWRYVMAADGGFEVAFHGEYREIVPNERLVHTEVYETPEVSEVDAPVVTVTFAESDGRTTVTMLTRTPTKELRDAIIESGMETGMQESLDALEEVAVSLA; encoded by the coding sequence ATGGCGGAAACGACGAGCGGCACCGCGAAACTGACCCTGCCCGCTGACGACCAGATCCGGATCACCCGGGACTTCGCCGCCCCCGCACGGCAGGTCTACCGCGCCTGGACCACGCCTGAACTGGTGAAACGCTGGTGGGCGGGCAAGCGGGGGACGGTCACGTCGGTGGACATCGACCTGCGGGTCGGCGGCCGCTGGCGCTACGTGATGGCCGCGGACGGCGGTTTCGAAGTCGCGTTCCACGGCGAGTACCGGGAAATCGTCCCGAACGAGCGGCTGGTCCACACGGAGGTCTACGAAACCCCGGAAGTGTCCGAAGTGGATGCTCCGGTGGTCACCGTGACTTTCGCCGAATCCGATGGCCGCACAACGGTGACCATGCTGACCCGTACGCCCACGAAGGAACTCCGCGACGCGATCATCGAGTCCGGCATGGAAACCGGGATGCAGGAATCGTTGGACGCCCTGGAAGAAGTCGCCGTTTCGCTCGCCTGA
- a CDS encoding ArsR/SmtB family transcription factor: MARAATTTDVFNAVAEPRRREILDVLAGGERPVGDLVRLLGLGQPQVSKHLRVLREVGAVQVREDGRQRLYRLNGTALKPIHDWVRRYERSWEDRFAALDAVLEEIGSTEEDDHGGNDERHRETDPAR; this comes from the coding sequence ATGGCACGGGCCGCGACCACGACCGACGTCTTCAACGCGGTAGCCGAACCGAGGCGCCGGGAAATCCTGGACGTTCTCGCCGGAGGCGAGCGTCCGGTCGGCGACCTGGTCCGGCTGCTGGGGCTGGGGCAGCCGCAGGTGTCGAAGCACTTGCGGGTGCTGCGGGAGGTCGGCGCGGTGCAAGTGCGCGAGGACGGCCGGCAGCGGCTCTACCGGCTGAACGGCACCGCGCTCAAACCGATTCACGACTGGGTCCGCCGCTACGAGCGGTCCTGGGAGGACCGGTTCGCGGCGCTGGACGCCGTACTGGAGGAAATCGGCTCGACAGAGGAGGACGATCATGGCGGAAACGACGAGCGGCACCGCGAAACTGACCCTGCCCGCTGA